A single Coregonus clupeaformis isolate EN_2021a chromosome 39, ASM2061545v1, whole genome shotgun sequence DNA region contains:
- the LOC121554640 gene encoding uncharacterized protein LOC121554640, whose product MTIHCIIIMGILLPCATLSIPTPVPVGTFRSECHERHFWLFVKSGFLGPMIRFDVQDHQGVHFLSGQKATECGYTVLFNHHGDLVFRASFLACHVNNQWDSEFRLKVWLVNRQVNGRDLGYPFLLHCAPQWPWGIRELVCEESYMEVSIKGPAALDSGQKKEEVEKRGMMFHRPGHTQGEVRPRTMAEASALGYYLSESGSRIILRCPYSSPLSYTIKEKGVELEVVNATILYPHQGKFLAIDATVACSMNEATVDGAHLLWPVPHVLSPLVHGRFRDRGMRIGVETLALSESVIKERGYEISLRDGVVEVSVPFGAEGTHVKSGVLEGQYSQSVSVDLFYLHQWEDDRWHLTQHRSFRFLKTSYVPWTPTLTDHTISSQKVFSVSLGVFPPDVSLHNVTGGSEGDTLSWVQVPYPNGSHSYQLRAPFSHPSVLQKYIDGGYRRYTLPLTFSLTISPHGEVFYHNATIVSDVQEQTAPEPLRLEGKCTERGLLVLLHYGAQERSWELFLGARRLDWELVEMGGFTVETEEDYFSVEIPLYSPGMAYEELSLQGIVGRLEVSVVDTDTLGVEDSLIQRCSFPVRELLVCLPEGRMVIVTDMSGTIPPTQPKRTTLLDPNCVPQETDSVRALFNFSLDSCGTIATVEGNFLVYENQVLYPQELLPTDDPLTHRDSPYRLTVQCRYPAIDTGIVSIEHPVNPTFALSPLLPVKRTRREAPHRGQGSGQYVAVVSVAIVVMGALIAATVKMLC is encoded by the exons ATGACCatacattgtataataattaTGGG CATACTGTTACCCTGTGCTACACTCAGTATCCCAACTCCTGTACCAGTTG GAACATTCCGGTCTGAGTGTCATGAACGTCACTTCTGGCTGTTTGTCAAGTCTGGCTTCCTTGGCCCTATGATCCGATTCGATGTTCAAG ACCACCAGGGAGTTCACTTCCTGTCTGGCCAAAAGGCCACTGAGTGTGGCTACACCGTGCTCTTCAATCACCATGGAGACCTGGTGTTCCGTGCCTCGTTCCTCGCCTGCCACGTCAACAACCAG TGGGACTCTGAGTTCCGTCTGAAGGTGTGGTTGGTGAACCGGCAGGTGAATGGGAGGGACCTAGGGTACCCCTTCCTGCTCCACTGCGCCCCCCAGTGGCCCTGGGGCATCCGGGAGCTCGTCTGTGAGGAGAGCTACATGGAG GTGTCCATAAAGGGACCAGCTGCGTTAGACTCTGGAcagaagaaagaggaggtggaaAAGAGAGGCATGATGTTCCACAGACCAGGCCACACCCAAGGGGAGGTTAGACCCAGGACCATGGCAGAGGCCAGTGCCCTGGGCTACTACCTCTCTGAGTCAGGCTCCAGGATTATCCTGCGCTGCCCCTACTCCTCACCCCTCTCATACACCATCAAG GAGAAAGGTGTGGAGTTGGAAGTGGTCAATGCTACGATCCTGTATCCACATCAAGGGAAGTTCCTTGCCATCGATGCCACAGTGGCCTGCTCCATGA ATGAGGCGACAGTGGATGGTGCCCACCTGCTCTGGCCTGTCCCCCATGTCCTCTCCCCCCTGGTCCATGGGAGGTTCAGGGACAGAGGCATGAGAATAGGAGTGGAGACGCTTGCCCTGAGTGAGTCTGTGATCAAGGAGAGGGGGTATGAGATCAGCCTGAGGGATGGAGTGGTGGAGGTCAGCGTTCCATTCGGAGCCGAGGGAACACATGTTaag AGTGgtgtgttggagggccagtacaGCCAGTCTGTGTCTGTAGACCTATTCTACCTGCACCAGTGGGAGGATGACCGGTGGCACCTCACCCAGCATCGCTCTTTCAGGTTCCTCAAGACCTCCTATGTCCCCTGGACCCCCACACTCACAGACC ACACCATATCGTCCCAGAAGGTGTTCTCTGTCTCCCTGGGTGTGTTCCCTCCTGACGTGTCCCTCCACAACGTCACCGGGGGGAGTGAGGGGGACACTTTGTCCTGGGTCCAGGTCCCCTACCCCAACGGGTCACACTCCTACCAGCTTCGTGCCCCCTTCTCACACCCCTCTGTTCTTCAGAAG TATATTGATGGGGGCTATAGGAGGTACACCctccctctcaccttttccctgaCCATCTCACCCCATGGAGAGGTCTTCTACCATAATGCCACCATTGTGAGTGATGTTCAAGAGCAGACAG CCCCAGAACCTCTCAGGCTGGAGGGTAAGTGCACAGAGAGGGGCCTCCTGGTGCTGCTGCACTATGGGGCCCAGGAGCGGAGCTGGGAGCTCTTCCTCGGGGCCCGCCGGCTGGACTGGGAGCTAGTGGAAATGGGGGGCTTCACCGTGGAAACAGAGGAGGACTACTTTAGCGTGGAGATCCCACTCTATAGTCCGGGCATGGCCTATGAG GAACTGAGTTTGCAGGGTATTGTTGGCCGGCTGGAGGTCAGTGTGGTGGATACAGACACACTCGGGGTGGAGGACAGCCTCATCCAGCGCTGCAGCTTCCCTGTCAGAGAGCTACTGG TGTGCTTACCAGAGGGGAGGATGGTAATAGTGACTGATATGTCAGGTACAATCCCACCCACCCAACCAAAACGCACCACCCTATTGGACCCCAACTGTGTCCCCCAAGAGACGGACAGCGTCAGGGCCCTATTCAATTTCTCCCTGGATTCCTGTGGTACCATTGCAACC GTTGAGGGGAATTTCCTAGTATATGAGAACCAGGTGCTGTACCCCCAAGAACTTCTCCCCACAGATGACCCCCTCACCCACAGAGACTCCCCTtatag GCTGACCGTCCAGTGCCGCTACCCTGCCATCGACACCGGCATTGTCTCTATTGAACACCCTGTCAATCCAACCTTTGCCCTCTCACCTCTGCTACCTGTCAAACGCACTCGAAGGGAGGCCCCCCACAGAGGTCAAGGCAGTGGGCAGTATGTGGCAGTGGTGAGTGTGGCGATTGTTGTGATGGGAGCTTTGATTGCTGCTACAGTGAAGATGCTCTGTTGA
- the si:dkey-19b23.8 gene encoding uncharacterized protein si:dkey-19b23.8, whose product MSLNTFHLMETLKNSPSVLRRRFRRDRTESLSHGDPLFKVHYLGTEKIFSLDLQQAQDAIARLLDGAAKGKKLSKDHALVVRPRYVEVKELSTGRQLTKTYLQDIAYCAADATRPNVFLYICKHHGQQLQCRVFWCSRAERARDMTACLAHSFQRALSDWQGDSDVGLAGSTGTLTPEKVRVKEGEVMSSNTTTPKSSILPDSCERVRWKKRSSLSRSPLRAMTRKGSTSDIWH is encoded by the exons ATGTCTCTCAACACCTTCCACCTGATGGAGACCCTCAAGAACTCCCCGTCCGTTTTACGCCGCCGCTTCCGCCGTGACCGCACCGAGTCCCTCTCCCACGGCGACCCGCTCTTCAAGGTCCACTACCTGGGCACTGAGAAAATCTTCTCCCTGGATCTACAGCAGGCCCAGGACGCCATAGCCCGGCTGCTCGATGGAGCCGCCAAGGGAAAGAAGCTGAGCAAAGACCACGCGTTGGTTGTTCGTCCACGCTATGTCGAAGTCAAAGAGCTCAGTACAGGACGCCAGCTCACTAAGACGTACCTCCAGGACATCGCCTACTGCGCGGCCGACGCCACCAGACCCAACGTGTTTCTGTACATCTGTAAGCATCACGGGCAACAGCTGCAGTGCCGGGTGTTTTGGTGTAGCCGGGCGGAGCGGGCACGGGACATGACGGCCTGCCTGGCACACTCCTTCCAGAGGGCACTGAGCGACTGGCAGGGGGACAGTGACGTTGGGTTAGCGGGAAGTACCGGCACTCTGACCCCAGAAAAGGTcagggtgaaggagggagaggttATGTCCAGCAACACAACTACCCCCAAAAGCTCTATACTACCAGACAGCTGTGAAAGAG TCCGTTGGAAGAAGAGGAGCTCCCTATCTCGCAGTCCACTGAGAGCCATGACCAGGAAGGGATCCACCTCCGACATCTGGCACTGA